The Devosia sp. A16 genome includes a window with the following:
- a CDS encoding tripartite tricarboxylate transporter TctB family protein: MAQANKQRRPDWAALVIAAGLMALALLVAWDASRLGAGGAYARIGPQTIPYVIAICLAGLAVWTVIAAYRHDFPEREQQDLPPVLWIVGGLIAQMALIKYAGFSIATGILFAMAARGMGKVSLPLALLSGILISAVVWFVFARLLQLTLPAGPPEHLLVQGFDLITAPFKAAPGSAN; the protein is encoded by the coding sequence ATGGCTCAGGCAAACAAGCAGCGCCGCCCCGACTGGGCGGCGCTGGTCATCGCTGCGGGTCTGATGGCTCTCGCGCTGCTGGTCGCGTGGGATGCCTCGCGGCTGGGCGCCGGCGGCGCCTATGCGCGGATCGGGCCGCAAACCATTCCCTATGTGATCGCGATCTGCCTCGCCGGTCTCGCCGTATGGACGGTCATCGCCGCCTATCGGCACGATTTCCCCGAGCGCGAGCAGCAGGATCTGCCGCCAGTGCTGTGGATCGTCGGCGGGCTGATCGCGCAGATGGCGCTGATCAAGTATGCCGGCTTCTCGATCGCGACGGGCATCCTGTTCGCCATGGCCGCACGTGGCATGGGCAAGGTTTCGCTACCCCTGGCGCTGCTGAGCGGCATCCTCATCTCGGCCGTGGTCTGGTTCGTGTTCGCCCGCCTGCTGCAGCTGACGCTGCCCGCGGGTCCGCCCGAGCACCTGCTGGTCCAGGGCTTCGACCTCATCACCGCGCCGTTCAAGGCTGCTCCGGGGAGCGCCAACTGA
- a CDS encoding Bug family tripartite tricarboxylate transporter substrate binding protein: MKHLVATALLAGALALPAAASAADYSIMAPAAPGGGWDQTARSMQGALTAEGISGNVQVTNVPGAGGTIGLAQFVQEANGDPSKLIVGGYVMVGAILTNKAPVTLDAVTPIARLTGEYEVIVVPTASDIQDLAGLVAKLKADPGSVSWAGGSAGGTDHITAGLFAKTVGVDPKAVNYVAFSGGGEALAAVLGSQVTVGISGYGEFQSQVEAGALRVIGVSAPEKVAIINGPTFKEGGVDLVVQNWRGVWAGPGLSAEQTAAIGADIEKMVNSASWQKTLETKGWNNTYLPGEEFKTQLATEIASTEAILKDVGLVQ, encoded by the coding sequence ATGAAGCATCTCGTCGCGACTGCCCTGCTGGCGGGCGCCCTGGCGCTACCCGCCGCCGCTTCCGCCGCTGACTACTCGATCATGGCTCCGGCGGCGCCCGGCGGCGGCTGGGACCAGACTGCCCGCTCGATGCAGGGAGCGCTCACCGCCGAAGGCATTTCCGGCAACGTCCAGGTTACCAATGTGCCGGGCGCGGGCGGCACCATCGGCCTTGCCCAGTTCGTGCAGGAAGCCAATGGCGATCCGTCCAAGCTGATCGTCGGTGGCTATGTGATGGTCGGCGCCATCCTCACCAACAAGGCGCCGGTAACCCTCGATGCCGTGACACCGATTGCCCGGCTGACGGGCGAGTATGAAGTGATCGTCGTGCCCACCGCTTCTGACATCCAGGACCTCGCCGGCCTCGTCGCCAAGCTGAAGGCCGACCCCGGCTCGGTGTCGTGGGCCGGCGGCTCGGCCGGTGGCACCGATCACATCACGGCCGGCCTGTTCGCCAAGACCGTCGGGGTCGACCCCAAGGCGGTGAACTATGTCGCCTTCTCGGGCGGTGGTGAAGCGCTGGCGGCCGTGCTCGGCAGCCAGGTGACGGTGGGCATTTCCGGCTATGGCGAGTTCCAGTCGCAGGTCGAAGCCGGGGCGCTGCGCGTGATCGGCGTCTCGGCACCGGAAAAGGTGGCGATCATCAACGGGCCAACGTTCAAGGAAGGCGGCGTCGACCTCGTGGTGCAGAACTGGCGTGGCGTGTGGGCCGGCCCGGGTCTCAGCGCCGAACAGACCGCCGCCATCGGCGCCGACATCGAGAAGATGGTGAACTCGGCATCGTGGCAGAAGACGCTCGAGACCAAGGGCTGGAACAACACCTACCTGCCCGGCGAAGAGTTCAAGACCCAGTTGGCCACCGAGATCGCCTCTACCGAGGCAATTCTCAAGGACGTCGGTCTCGTGCAATGA
- a CDS encoding ABC transporter substrate-binding protein — MKLFPALDGAADARTVTVYSSLDEPLARPMIAAFQAANPDIAVAYEDLQTVDIYDRVVAETDAGGVTADFAFSSSMDLQVKLANDGYAQQSEVPLSANWPRWANWRDTAYALTYEPAVFIYHKPSFAGSKPPSTRAELIHYLEANADAIHGRIGTYDIERSGVGFMFFSRDQEQYADLWTLVGAMGAAGVKLYSTTSAIVDRVADGRFVFGYNILGSYAAEAAARNPDLGIVLPADYTIVTSRIGLVPKASANPDLGRRYLAFFMSAEGQTIMAQQLQIAALNPSVTGDNTANAMQQALGNQLRPVPVSPGLMVYLDQVKRARLIRRWNDALSIQ; from the coding sequence ATGAAGCTGTTTCCCGCGCTCGACGGGGCGGCAGATGCGCGGACGGTGACGGTTTATTCCTCGCTCGACGAGCCGCTGGCGCGCCCGATGATTGCCGCGTTCCAAGCCGCCAATCCCGATATCGCCGTGGCCTACGAAGACCTGCAGACCGTCGACATCTACGATCGTGTCGTCGCCGAAACCGACGCCGGTGGAGTCACCGCCGACTTCGCCTTCTCTTCATCGATGGACCTGCAGGTGAAACTGGCGAACGACGGCTACGCCCAGCAGAGCGAGGTGCCGCTGTCGGCGAACTGGCCACGCTGGGCCAACTGGCGCGACACCGCATATGCGCTGACCTACGAGCCAGCGGTGTTCATCTACCACAAGCCGAGCTTTGCCGGTTCCAAGCCTCCATCGACGCGAGCCGAACTGATCCACTACCTCGAGGCCAATGCCGACGCGATCCATGGGCGGATCGGGACCTACGACATCGAGCGCTCCGGCGTGGGCTTCATGTTCTTTTCGCGGGACCAGGAACAATACGCGGACCTGTGGACCCTGGTGGGCGCCATGGGCGCGGCGGGGGTAAAGCTCTACTCGACCACCTCGGCGATCGTCGATCGCGTGGCCGACGGCCGGTTCGTCTTCGGCTATAACATCCTCGGCTCCTATGCGGCAGAGGCCGCAGCGCGGAACCCGGATCTCGGCATCGTCCTGCCGGCCGACTACACCATCGTCACGTCCCGTATCGGGCTCGTGCCTAAGGCTTCCGCCAACCCCGACCTCGGGCGCCGTTACCTGGCGTTCTTCATGTCGGCCGAGGGGCAGACGATCATGGCGCAGCAGTTGCAGATCGCGGCGCTCAACCCCAGCGTCACCGGCGACAACACCGCCAACGCCATGCAGCAGGCACTCGGCAACCAACTCCGGCCCGTACCGGTCAGTCCGGGGTTGATGGTCTATCTCGACCAGGTGAAGCGGGCGCGGCTGATCCGCCGATGGAACGACGCGCTGAGCATCCAGTAG
- a CDS encoding response regulator transcription factor has translation MRILVVEDNRTLADGLAAVLRVAGYAVDVVHDGVSADAVLTTETFDLVVLDLSLPEMDGLDVLRRLRARRNTSSVLILTARGALDERVRGLDLGADDYMTKPFEVSELEARIRVLLRRQAGQHNATIAFGSIELDTISRTLSAFGQTLDMPARELSVLETLLHRAGKVVAKQSIIESLAAFDDDLSENAVEQYISRLRRRLAPYALTVRVARGLGYYLDRIVD, from the coding sequence ATGCGCATCCTGGTGGTGGAAGACAACCGGACCTTAGCCGATGGCCTTGCCGCCGTGCTGCGGGTCGCCGGCTATGCCGTCGACGTGGTGCACGACGGCGTTTCGGCCGACGCGGTGCTGACCACCGAGACGTTCGATCTGGTGGTGCTCGACCTCAGCCTTCCGGAGATGGATGGGCTGGATGTGCTGCGCCGCCTTCGCGCGCGCCGCAACACCTCGTCCGTGCTGATCCTCACCGCTCGTGGCGCGCTCGATGAGCGCGTGCGTGGTCTCGATCTCGGCGCCGACGATTACATGACCAAACCGTTCGAAGTGTCCGAGCTGGAGGCGCGGATTCGCGTGCTGTTGCGCCGGCAGGCCGGGCAGCACAACGCCACCATCGCTTTTGGCAGCATCGAACTCGATACGATATCGCGCACCCTCTCCGCCTTCGGTCAGACGCTGGACATGCCGGCACGCGAATTGAGCGTGCTCGAAACCCTGCTGCATCGGGCCGGCAAGGTGGTGGCCAAGCAGTCGATCATCGAATCGCTGGCCGCCTTCGACGACGATCTCAGCGAGAATGCCGTGGAGCAGTACATTTCGCGGCTCCGCCGCCGGCTCGCGCCCTATGCCCTCACGGTGCGGGTGGCGCGCGGGCTCGGCTACTATCTCGATCGGATCGTCGACTGA
- a CDS encoding sensor histidine kinase, which yields MARPYSLRRRLLLWLMVALLAVATLAVVDTWREARDTATSLSDRVLAGSVLAIAERVIVTEDGALEVDVPYVALEMLTSAAQDRVFYRVDGPEGFITGYQTLPTSDRATADIVFSDASFRGEPIRVAVLKRAASSGVSAIPFTVTVAETTIARTQLTQTLLVRSAIRLALLILAAAVILWLAVGFSLAPLYRLRDAISRRALDDLSPIEQEVPREVQGLVDTINSFMTRLSAALEALRHFTGNASHQLRTPLAIIRTQLALALRAETPAAARDAAQTADAAVVHAERVLAQLLLLARIDEAASDRLQFPIVDLHELARERTGDYVVRAHAAEIDLGFEGNGPALVRGDPMLLGELLSNLIENAIAYAGLGAEATVRVVAADDVLLEIADTGKGVAPEQLAAVRKRFSRGDSDKPGAGLGLPIVEEIAQLLGGELAVSSRAEGGFRVQLRLPRAS from the coding sequence ATGGCCCGGCCCTATTCGCTGCGGCGCCGTCTGCTGCTCTGGCTGATGGTGGCGCTGCTGGCCGTCGCGACGCTTGCGGTAGTCGACACCTGGCGCGAAGCCCGCGACACCGCCACTTCGCTTTCCGACCGGGTGCTTGCCGGCTCCGTGCTGGCTATCGCCGAGCGGGTGATTGTCACCGAGGATGGCGCGCTCGAGGTCGATGTGCCCTATGTGGCCCTCGAGATGCTGACCTCTGCGGCGCAGGACCGGGTCTTCTACCGCGTCGATGGGCCCGAGGGTTTCATCACCGGTTACCAGACGCTGCCCACCTCCGACCGCGCCACGGCCGACATCGTCTTTTCCGACGCCAGTTTCCGCGGCGAGCCGATCCGTGTCGCCGTGCTGAAACGGGCGGCATCCTCCGGCGTCAGCGCCATCCCGTTCACCGTGACGGTGGCCGAAACCACTATTGCCCGTACCCAGCTGACCCAGACACTGCTCGTCCGCTCCGCCATCCGCCTGGCGCTGCTGATCCTCGCCGCCGCGGTGATCCTCTGGCTGGCGGTCGGGTTCTCGCTCGCTCCGCTCTACCGGCTGCGCGACGCCATCTCGCGGCGGGCCCTCGACGATCTCAGTCCGATCGAGCAGGAAGTGCCGCGCGAGGTCCAGGGCCTCGTCGATACGATCAATTCGTTCATGACCCGACTGTCGGCAGCGCTCGAGGCGCTGAGGCATTTTACCGGCAATGCCAGCCATCAGCTCCGCACCCCGCTGGCCATCATCCGCACGCAACTGGCGCTGGCGCTGCGTGCCGAGACACCGGCCGCCGCCCGCGATGCGGCGCAGACTGCCGATGCCGCGGTGGTGCATGCCGAGCGCGTCCTCGCCCAGCTGCTGCTGCTGGCCCGCATCGATGAAGCGGCCTCCGACCGACTGCAGTTTCCGATCGTCGATCTGCACGAACTTGCACGCGAGCGCACAGGTGACTACGTCGTCCGCGCCCATGCGGCCGAAATCGACCTTGGCTTCGAGGGCAACGGCCCGGCCCTGGTCCGCGGCGATCCCATGCTGCTCGGCGAGCTGCTGAGCAACCTGATCGAGAATGCCATCGCATATGCCGGTCTCGGGGCCGAGGCGACGGTTCGCGTCGTCGCGGCAGATGACGTGCTGCTCGAGATTGCCGACACCGGCAAGGGCGTAGCACCGGAACAGCTCGCCGCGGTGCGCAAGCGCTTCAGCCGCGGCGACAGCGACAAGCCTGGTGCCGGGTTGGGCCTGCCGATTGTCGAGGAAATCGCCCAACTGCTCGGGGGCGAGCTAGCGGTGTCTTCGCGGGCGGAAGGTGGGTTTCGTGTGCAACTTCGGCTGCCGAGAGCGAGCTAG
- a CDS encoding DeoR/GlpR family DNA-binding transcription regulator, with protein MLTDERHDIIRALLVSDGRVVANELAVRFGVSEDTIRRDLRELAKAGYCRRVHGGALAPAPAAIPIAARVEKNADAKSRLAAEAVKLLQPRHTVFIDAGSTNYAIARAIPRHIELTVVTNAPAIAAALADHEQSTVIMLGGIYKGSLGSVGGNATVEAVEAIYGDLVFLGSCAIDVTFGVSALDAVEAEVKRAMVMQSRAVAVAATSDKLGLAAPFRVAKPASLTHLVVEADADAALLDEFAAQGTNIHHAR; from the coding sequence ATGCTGACCGACGAACGCCACGATATCATTCGCGCCCTGCTGGTGAGCGATGGGCGCGTAGTGGCCAACGAACTTGCGGTGCGCTTTGGCGTTTCGGAGGACACGATTCGCCGCGACCTGCGTGAGCTCGCCAAGGCCGGCTACTGCCGCCGCGTCCATGGCGGCGCACTGGCTCCCGCGCCGGCGGCGATACCGATCGCGGCCCGCGTCGAAAAGAATGCCGATGCCAAGAGCCGGCTGGCAGCCGAGGCAGTGAAGCTATTGCAGCCGCGCCATACCGTCTTCATCGACGCGGGCAGCACCAATTACGCCATCGCACGCGCCATCCCCCGCCACATCGAGCTGACGGTGGTCACCAACGCCCCGGCCATCGCTGCAGCGCTGGCCGACCACGAGCAGTCGACCGTCATCATGCTGGGCGGCATCTACAAGGGCTCTCTCGGCAGCGTTGGCGGCAACGCCACCGTCGAGGCCGTCGAGGCTATCTATGGCGATCTCGTCTTCCTCGGCAGTTGCGCCATCGACGTAACGTTCGGCGTCTCGGCGCTCGATGCCGTCGAGGCCGAGGTCAAGCGCGCCATGGTCATGCAAAGCCGCGCCGTCGCCGTTGCCGCGACATCGGACAAGCTGGGCCTCGCGGCCCCGTTCCGGGTGGCCAAGCCCGCCTCGCTGACCCACCTGGTGGTCGAGGCGGACGCCGATGCGGCGCTCCTCGATGAGTTCGCCGCCCAGGGCACCAACATTCACCACGCCCGCTGA
- a CDS encoding MFS transporter, whose product MTATPISDRLPSARREQIATRVIFLVVGIVMAGFAPLVPLAKLRLGLDEGALGLLLLCLGLGSILAMPITGILTARWGCRAVITVASLIMIGAFPFLAIADNWFAMAAAIAIFGASLGTVDVAMNIQAVMVERDSGRPMMSGFHGLFSLGGIAGAGGMSALLSFGGLSPLLAAIVVGLASLLLVALSFGGLLPYGDNGQQRSPLFVMPKGGVLLLGVLCLLTFLAEGSVLDWSAVFLTSVRDADIGLAGLGYAAFAVAMTGGRLAGDRIRLLLGERRVILLGGLIGALGFAVVLLVPSAHAGLVGYFLVGVGASNLVPVLFSAAGRTKDMSPGLAITAVSTLGYLGLLAGPALIGLVAHATTLPFAFVLLSAAMLAVAASFRVAR is encoded by the coding sequence GTGACCGCCACACCCATTTCCGATCGCCTCCCCTCCGCGCGCCGCGAGCAGATCGCCACCCGAGTGATCTTCCTCGTGGTCGGCATCGTCATGGCCGGCTTTGCGCCGCTGGTGCCGCTGGCCAAGCTGCGCCTCGGCCTCGACGAAGGCGCTCTCGGTCTGCTTCTGCTCTGCCTCGGGCTCGGCTCGATCCTCGCCATGCCGATCACCGGCATTTTGACCGCCAGATGGGGGTGTCGTGCCGTCATCACCGTCGCCTCGCTGATCATGATCGGCGCCTTCCCGTTTCTTGCCATTGCCGACAACTGGTTCGCCATGGCCGCCGCCATCGCCATCTTCGGCGCGTCCCTCGGCACCGTCGATGTGGCGATGAACATCCAGGCGGTGATGGTCGAGCGGGATAGCGGCCGACCGATGATGTCGGGCTTCCACGGGTTGTTCAGCCTCGGCGGCATCGCCGGAGCTGGCGGGATGAGTGCCTTGCTGTCGTTCGGAGGGCTGTCGCCGCTGCTCGCCGCCATCGTCGTTGGCCTCGCCTCTCTGCTGCTTGTGGCGCTGTCGTTCGGCGGGCTCCTGCCTTACGGCGATAACGGACAGCAGAGGTCGCCGCTGTTCGTCATGCCGAAGGGCGGCGTGCTGCTGCTCGGCGTCCTCTGCCTGCTGACCTTCCTCGCCGAAGGTTCGGTGCTCGACTGGAGCGCGGTGTTCCTCACCTCGGTTCGCGACGCCGATATCGGTCTTGCCGGCCTTGGCTACGCCGCCTTCGCGGTGGCGATGACCGGCGGTCGGCTCGCCGGCGATCGCATCCGTCTGCTCCTTGGCGAGCGGCGCGTCATCCTGTTGGGCGGGCTGATCGGAGCCCTGGGCTTTGCCGTGGTTCTGCTGGTGCCCTCGGCCCATGCCGGCCTTGTCGGCTACTTCCTCGTGGGCGTTGGCGCCTCCAACCTGGTGCCGGTGCTGTTCTCGGCGGCCGGGCGCACCAAGGACATGTCGCCGGGCCTCGCGATCACCGCGGTCAGCACGCTGGGCTATCTGGGCCTGCTCGCCGGCCCGGCGCTGATCGGGCTGGTAGCCCATGCGACCACCCTGCCCTTCGCCTTCGTACTGCTCTCGGCGGCCATGCTGGCAGTGGCGGCAAGCTTCCGGGTGGCGAGGTAA
- the lexA gene encoding transcriptional repressor LexA: MLTRKQHELLMFIHERMKESGIPPSFDEMKDALDLRSKSGIHRLITALEERGFIRRLPNRARALEVIKLPDSMNPSLGGRKARFEPAVIEGNLGKVAAPPPRPSAPVVNADSYRAVTIPVMGRIAAGTPIEAIQTHSHTIMVPPEMLGPGEHYALEVRGDSMIDAGIFDGDTVLIKKQDAASTGEIVVALVDDEEATLKRLRRRGNSVALEAANPAYETRIFPPDRVKVQGRLVGLLRKY; encoded by the coding sequence ATGCTGACGCGCAAGCAACACGAACTGCTGATGTTCATCCACGAGCGGATGAAAGAGTCCGGCATTCCGCCCTCGTTCGACGAGATGAAGGATGCGCTCGACCTGCGGAGCAAATCCGGCATCCATCGGCTGATCACTGCGCTCGAGGAGCGTGGCTTCATCCGGCGGCTGCCCAATCGCGCCCGGGCGCTCGAAGTGATCAAGCTGCCGGATTCGATGAACCCGTCGCTGGGAGGCCGCAAGGCGCGCTTCGAGCCCGCGGTCATCGAAGGCAATCTCGGCAAGGTGGCAGCGCCGCCGCCGCGTCCATCGGCTCCCGTGGTCAATGCCGACTCCTATCGCGCCGTGACCATCCCGGTAATGGGCCGGATCGCGGCGGGTACGCCGATCGAGGCGATCCAGACCCACAGCCACACCATCATGGTGCCGCCCGAGATGCTTGGGCCTGGCGAACACTACGCCCTCGAAGTGCGCGGTGACTCGATGATCGACGCCGGCATCTTTGACGGCGACACCGTGCTGATCAAGAAGCAGGACGCGGCCTCGACCGGCGAGATCGTGGTTGCCTTGGTCGATGACGAGGAAGCGACGCTGAAGCGTCTCCGTCGCCGCGGCAACTCGGTAGCCCTCGAAGCGGCCAACCCGGCTTACGAGACGCGTATCTTCCCGCCCGATCGGGTGAAGGTGCAGGGCCGGCTCGTCGGCCTGCTGCGCAAGTACTGA
- a CDS encoding 2-dehydro-3-deoxygalactonokinase, whose translation MAAQVEWVAVDWGTSNLRAWGIDAAGEIAFARSSPDGMSRLSREQYPDVLTSLLSGVADDVEDVLICGMAGARQGWIEAPYLDAPADLDRLAQGAVAPDMPGVLSPRILPGVCLRDVGAEDVMRGEETQLLGLSSLIPGFSGLAVMPGTHSKWALLSGTRLQRFSSAMTGEIFELLRTHSVLRHSLGGELEGEDRERGFEAGLDQGLERPERLTATLIKVRAGSLLSGRSAPWCAGFLSGLLIGAEIGGQRDWIGEAEIPLVGSVGLCGLYQVAFNRLGARTRIVDATDATLAGLRTARQG comes from the coding sequence TTGGCTGCACAAGTCGAATGGGTCGCCGTTGATTGGGGCACCTCCAATCTGCGCGCATGGGGCATCGATGCCGCCGGCGAGATCGCCTTCGCGCGCTCGTCGCCGGATGGCATGAGCCGCCTCAGCCGCGAGCAGTATCCCGATGTGCTCACCTCGCTGCTCAGCGGCGTCGCGGACGATGTCGAGGATGTGCTGATCTGCGGCATGGCCGGCGCGCGCCAGGGCTGGATCGAGGCGCCCTATCTCGACGCCCCGGCCGATCTCGACCGCCTCGCCCAGGGTGCTGTAGCGCCCGATATGCCCGGCGTGCTCAGCCCCCGCATTCTTCCCGGTGTGTGCCTGCGCGATGTCGGCGCCGAAGACGTGATGCGCGGCGAAGAGACCCAGTTGCTCGGGTTGTCGTCGCTGATACCAGGGTTTTCCGGCCTGGCCGTGATGCCCGGTACCCATAGCAAGTGGGCCCTGCTCTCCGGCACCAGGTTGCAGCGCTTTTCGAGTGCCATGACCGGCGAAATCTTCGAGCTGCTGCGCACCCACTCGGTGCTGCGCCATTCGCTCGGTGGCGAACTCGAGGGCGAAGATCGTGAGCGCGGCTTCGAGGCCGGCCTCGACCAAGGGCTCGAACGGCCCGAACGGTTGACCGCCACCCTGATCAAAGTGCGCGCCGGTTCGCTCCTCTCTGGCCGCAGCGCCCCATGGTGCGCCGGCTTCCTCTCCGGCCTGCTGATCGGCGCCGAGATCGGCGGCCAGCGCGACTGGATCGGGGAGGCCGAGATCCCGTTGGTCGGCAGCGTCGGCTTGTGCGGACTGTACCAGGTTGCATTCAATCGGCTCGGCGCCAGAACGCGGATCGTCGACGCGACGGATGCGACACTGGCCGGGCTCAGGACCGCGAGACAGGGGTAA
- a CDS encoding 2-dehydro-3-deoxy-6-phosphogalactonate aldolase, with translation MNHRHIIAILRGITPAEMLPVCTALIDAGITMIEVPLNSPEPLRSIGDAAKAFEGTAQIGAGTVLARFEVDEVADAGGRFIVSPDTNPAVIAASIERGLGSYPGVFTPTDAFTAIRSGATGLKFFPAEVLGPKGIKAMKAVLPPAIPLYAVGGANPDNFSEYFAAGCAGFGLGTYIFKPGMSAADVALRARTAVAAYDQGKPQ, from the coding sequence ATGAACCACCGCCATATCATTGCAATCCTGCGCGGCATCACGCCCGCCGAGATGCTGCCGGTCTGCACCGCGCTGATCGATGCCGGGATCACCATGATCGAGGTGCCGCTCAATTCGCCAGAGCCGCTGCGCTCGATCGGCGATGCCGCCAAGGCGTTCGAGGGCACCGCGCAGATTGGCGCCGGGACCGTCCTTGCCCGCTTCGAGGTGGATGAGGTCGCCGACGCCGGCGGCCGCTTCATCGTCTCGCCTGACACCAATCCCGCGGTTATCGCCGCCAGCATCGAGCGGGGGCTGGGCTCCTATCCGGGCGTGTTCACCCCGACCGATGCCTTCACCGCCATCCGTTCGGGCGCCACGGGCCTCAAGTTCTTTCCGGCCGAAGTGCTCGGGCCCAAGGGCATCAAGGCGATGAAGGCGGTGCTGCCGCCCGCCATCCCGCTCTACGCAGTGGGGGGCGCCAACCCGGACAACTTCTCGGAATATTTCGCCGCCGGCTGCGCCGGCTTCGGGCTGGGCACCTACATTTTCAAGCCCGGCATGTCTGCCGCCGACGTCGCGTTGCGCGCCCGCACCGCCGTCGCCGCCTATGATCAGGGAAAGCCACAATGA
- a CDS encoding SMP-30/gluconolactonase/LRE family protein gives MNQQAELFVDSRCELGEGPFWHPLLERLFWFDILNQTMLGAGTDGHIVDRITFKDTVSAAAVIDKASLAVAQSGALLRYDFATDSTSVIAEIEGDVPTNRTNDSRVDRSGGFWIGTMGRKAEAGVGGVYQYRAGQTTKVIENIRIPNSICFSPDGRTAYFTDSGKMIVKCTTDPATGLPTGPWEDFFTMEGPGGADGSVVDSEGYLWNARWGGGKVIRISPDGKLDRVVEVPGVSQVSCPAFGGRDLKTLYITTAREHMTAEQLEREPHAGSVFAVALDVPGIAEPFLKL, from the coding sequence ATGAACCAGCAGGCCGAACTCTTTGTCGATAGCCGTTGCGAATTGGGCGAAGGCCCGTTCTGGCACCCGCTGCTCGAGCGCCTGTTCTGGTTCGACATCCTCAACCAGACCATGTTGGGCGCCGGAACGGATGGCCATATCGTCGACCGCATCACCTTCAAGGACACGGTGAGCGCCGCCGCGGTGATCGACAAGGCCAGCCTCGCCGTCGCCCAGTCAGGCGCCCTGCTCCGCTACGATTTCGCCACCGACAGCACGTCGGTGATCGCCGAGATCGAGGGTGACGTGCCGACCAACCGCACCAATGACAGCCGCGTCGACCGCAGCGGCGGGTTCTGGATCGGCACCATGGGGCGGAAGGCCGAGGCCGGCGTCGGCGGCGTTTACCAGTACCGCGCCGGGCAGACGACCAAAGTGATCGAGAACATCCGGATCCCGAACTCGATCTGCTTTTCGCCCGATGGCCGGACCGCCTACTTCACCGATTCCGGCAAGATGATCGTCAAATGCACCACCGATCCGGCGACCGGTCTGCCGACCGGCCCATGGGAAGACTTCTTCACCATGGAGGGGCCGGGTGGCGCCGATGGCTCTGTGGTCGATTCCGAGGGGTACCTGTGGAACGCCCGTTGGGGCGGCGGCAAGGTGATCCGGATTTCGCCCGACGGCAAACTGGACCGGGTCGTCGAGGTGCCGGGCGTCAGCCAGGTGAGCTGTCCGGCCTTCGGCGGTCGCGACCTCAAGACCCTCTACATCACCACTGCGCGCGAACACATGACGGCTGAGCAGCTTGAACGCGAACCGCATGCCGGCAGCGTCTTCGCCGTGGCGCTCGACGTTCCCGGCATTGCCGAACCCTTCCTCAAGCTCTGA